Genomic segment of Streptomyces brevispora:
ACGTCCGCGCCATCGCCGACGAACTGCGCCAGTGGAGCCTGTGACGGGCTGACCGCACCCCCGACGGCAAAAGGGCCGGGGCCGGACGCCTGGGCCCGCGCCCCGGCAGGGACGCGCCGGACGCCCCCGCGCGGTCACCTGCGCGGGGGCCGCCCCGGCTCAGCCGCGGTCGGCCGTCGCGCCACGCCCAGTACACAGGCGGACGTGGGAAGCCGGACACCGCCCTCGGGAATGCGGATGCCCCGCTGCCTCTCCACCACGAACCCGGCTGCCTCGATCGCGGCCCGCGCATCGCGCGACGTGTGACAGCCACCGGTCAGCAGCGGCCAGAACGTCCGGTCCAGCACCCGCTGCGTGGCGGCCATGGCCCTGTCGTCGGCCCGCACGTGTTCGAAGAAGCGCAACTCGCCGCCCGGCCGCAGAACCCGTCGGATCTCCGAGAGCGACCGCCGCACATCCCGTACGGTGCACAGCACCAGTGAGACTACGGCGGCGTCGAACGTCTCGTCCCTCACCGGGAGCGCCTCCGCCGTACCCGGCACGACATCCACCGGAATCCCGGCGCCGAGTGCTGCCCGTTCCGCCAGTTGCCGCAGCGTGCGCTCCGGTTCGATCGCCACCACCTCGGACACCGCCGTCGGGTAATGGCCGAAGTTGAGACCGTTGCCCGCCCCGACCTCGATCACCCGGCCCGAGAGCCCCGACAGCAGTTCCGCCCGCACCGCGGCGATGCCCGCCGTGGTATCCGCGGCCACACTCATCCGGGCGTAGTAGCGGGCGAAGACGGGGTGATGCACCGCGTCTTTGGGAACCTTCGTGTTCCGCAACCGCATGACGGACCTCCTCGACGGGGCCGGCGAGCGGGAGCCGGGGCGCCGGGTGCGCCCGGCCCGGTCCGCTCGACCGATCAGGTTCGGCCACCCCGATTCTGCCCCGTCCCGCCCGGCCCGGGCGCTCCACCCGGGGGCCGGCCCGCGTCCCGCTCAGTCCGTCCCGGTCAGCCCGGCGGGCGGACCCCGCCCAGTTGTGCGGTCAGCCAACTCCCCGCCCGGGCACGGAAGTCCGCGGGGCTCAGGTATCCCGCACCCGCCGGGATCACACCGAGCAGCGGTGCCCCCGCGGCCACCGGGAGATCCGTCAGATTGCAGCGCTCCGCCAGATCCGGTTCGGCGGGCATGCTGCCGACCACCACGCCCAGGCAGTCGAGTCCTCGGGCGCGCAGTGCCTCCGAGGTCAGCGCCGTGGAGTTGAGCGTGCCGAGCCCGGCGGGCGCCACTACCAGGACCGGCGCCGACAGCAGCCGTGCCGCGTCCGCCAGGGTGGACCCGTCGTCGTCGAACCGTACGAGCAGCCCGCCCGCGCCCTCGACCAGGACGAGATCGTGCTCGGCCGCCAGTTTCTCGGCCGCCTCGACGATCTCGTACGGGCGTACCGGCGCGAGCCCGGCCCGTCTGGCGGCCGTGGCGGGCGCCAACGGCTCGGGGAAACGAGCCAGTTCGACCGCCGTCACATGGCTGCCCGCCAGCCGCGCCACCTCTGCGGCGTCACCCGGCTCACCGGGTGCCAGACCCGTCTGCGCCGGTTTGAGCACCGCTACCCGACGGCCCGCCCAAGCCGCCGCCACGGCCGCGGTCACGATCGTCTTACCGATCTCCGTGCCCGTACCCGTCACCACCAGAACACTCATCTCAGCCCTCCCGCGCTGCCGCGCACACCGCACGGCAGATCCGTGCCACGTCGTCGTCCCCGGTCACATACGGCGGCATGGTGTAGACGAGATCGCGGAACGGCCGCAGCCACACGCCCTCGCGCACCGCCGCCCGGGTCGCCGCCGCCATGTCCACCTCGTGATCGAGCTGTACGACGCCGATGGCACCGAGCACCCGTACGTCCCGGACTCCGGGCAGTCCGGACGCCGCGGCCAGACCGTCGCGCAGACCGGCTTCGATCCGCTTGATCTCCTGTTCCCAGTCCTGACCGAGCAGCAGGTCGACGGAGGCGCATGCGACCGCAGAGGCGAGCGGATTGCCCATGAACGTCGGGCCGTGGGCGAGTACCGGTACCTCGCCGCGCGAGATCCCCTCGGCGACCGCGGTCGTGCACAGCGTCGCGGCCATCGTCAGATAGCCGCCGGTCAGGGCCTTGCCCACGCACATCACATCGGGTGAGACCCCGGCGTGTTCCGCGGCGAAGAGCTTGCCCGTACGGCCGAATCCCGTGGCGATCTCGTCGAACACCAGCAGCACGCCGTGCGCGTCACACGCCTCGCGCAGCACGCGCAGGTAGCCGGGTGAGTGGAACCGCATCCCGCCGGCCCCCTGTACCACCGGTTCGACGATCACCGCGGCCAGCTCATCGGCATGGTGCGCGATCAGTTCCCGCAGATGCGCCGCGTACGCGGCGTCCGGCTCCATGCCGAAGCCGGCCGGGGGCTCGTCCGCGAAGACCTGTTGCGGCAGCGCACCCGACCACAGCTCGTGCATGCCGCCCTCGGGGTCGCACACGGACATGGGCTGCCAGGTGTCCCCGTGATAGCCCCCTCGCCAGGTCAGCAGGCGCTGCTTGGCGGGCCGGCCGGCCGAACACCAGTACTGCAGGCACATCTTCACGGCGACCTCGACCGAGACCGAGCCGGAATCGGCGAGGAAGACGTGTTGCAACGGTTCCGGGGTGATCTCGACCAGCCGGGCCGCCAGCCGGACGGCGGGCTCATGGGTGAGCCCGCCGAACATCACGTGGCTCATCCGGTCCAGCTGGCCGCGGGCGGCCTCATTGAGCACCGGATGGTTGTAGCCGTGCACGGCCGACCACCAGGACGACATGCCGTCGACCAACTCGTTCTGCCCGTGGGCCGGTTCGGCGAGCCGGAGCCGTACCCCGGACGCGGACTCCACTACCAGCGGTTCCTGCCGGCCCGGCATCGGGCCGTACGGGTGCCAGACGTGGGCCCGGTCCAGGGCGCGCAGATCCGCGGGGGAGAGCGGCTCAGGCATTGGGTGCGAGATCCGTACCCGCGCCGCGACGGCGGACCGCCACCAGATCCGTGCGTGCCACGGAGGCCTCCGAGGCTTCCGCCGGAGCGGCCGCCGCCTCCGGTCCTTCGCCGCAGGGCGCGCATCCGCCGGAGTGCGAACCGCAGTCTGCGCCCGCCTCCGCACGGTGCCGGGGAAGCGTGGTCGTACCGGCCCCCTCGACCTCGAACCCGGCGTCCGCGATCATGTCGAGGTCCGCCTGCCCGGCCTGGCCCTCGCTCGTCAGATAGTCGCCCAGGAAGATCGAGTTGACCAGGTGCAGGGCGAGCGGCTGCATCGAGCGCAGATGCACTTCGCGCCCGCCCGCGAGCCGTACCTCCACATCCGGGCAGACGAACCGCACCATCGCCAGGATCCGCAGGCAGCGCTGCGGAGTCAGGTTCCACTCCTTGGCGAGCGGCGTCCCTTCGAACGGGATCAGGAAATTGACGGGCACCGAGTCGGGGTCCAGTTCGCGCAGCGCGAAGACCACATCGACCAGATCGGAGTCGCTCTCACCCATTCCGGCGATCAGCCCCGAACAGGCGGAGAGACCGGCGGCCTGCGCCTGGTGCACCGTCTCCACCCGGTCCGCATAGGTGTGGGTGGTCGTGATGTCCCCGTACGTCCCCTCGGACGTGTTGAGGTTGTGGTTGTACGCGTCGGCGCCCGCGGACCGCAGCCGGCCGGCCTGGCCGTCCGAGAGCAGACCGAGGCAGGCACAGACCTCGACGCCCTCGTTCTGCTCCTTGATCGCCTCGATGGTCTGCGACACCCGGTCGACGTCGCGGTCGGTCGGACCGCGACCGCTCGCCACCAGGCAGACCCGCTTGGCGCCGCCCGCGACCCCGGCGGCAGCCGCCTTCGACGCCTCGTCGGGCTTCAGCCAGGTGTACTTGAGGATCTCGGCCTTGGAGCCCAGCCGCTGCGAACAGTACGAGCAGTCCTCGGGACAGAGCCCCGACTTCAGATTGACCAGGTAGTTCAGTTTCACGCGCCGCCCGAACCACTGGCGTCGCACCTTTCCGGCCGCGGCCACCACGTCGAGCAGATCGTCGTCCGGGCTCGCCAGTACAGCGAGCGCTTCTTCACGGGTCGGCAGCTCGCGCCGCAGTCCCTTGTCCACCAGCGTGTTCAGGAGGTCCATGGCGATGATCCTGACGCACGGCACGCCTCCGAGCCAAGGAAGAACCGGACAACAGAGAGGCGTGAGGGTGTGTGCATGGCCACACCCTGTCCGGCTTCGCCCCCGGTTAAGGTCTGTGAGTTGCCTACAAAAGGGACCGCCAATGCCCTTCGCCCCGTTCGACTGGATCGACGACGAGGCGCGCCGCCGCGCGGACGCCGGACTCGTCCGGACGCTCCGGCCCCGGCCCGCCGAAACGGAACTGCTCGATCTCGCGAGCAACGACTACCTCGGCCTGACCAGACACCCGGAAGTGACCGCGGCGGCGGCCCGCGCGGCGTGCCGCTGGGGTGCGGGGGCCACCGGATCCCGGCTGGTCACCGGGTCCACCACGCTGCACGCCGAGCTCGAACGGGAACTGGCCGAATTCTGCGGTTTCGAGGCCGCCCTCGTGCTGTCGTCGGGCTACGCGGCCAACCTCGCCGCGCTCACCGCCCTCAGCGGCCGGGGCTCACTGATCGTGTCGGACGCGGGCAACCACGCCTCGATCGTCGACGGCTGCCGGCTCTCCCGGGCCGAGACCGCCGTCGTGCCGCACACCGACCCCGAGGCCGTGCGCAAGACGCTCCGCGCGCATGACGGCAGGGCGCTGGCGGTCACCGACTCGGTCTTCTCCGTCGACGGCGATGCCGCGCCGCTGGCCGCGCTGGCCGAGGTCTGCCGTGCGGAGGGCGCCGCGCTGCTCGTCGACGACGCGCACGGTCTGGGGGTGCTCGGGGAAGGCGGGCGCGGCGCTCTCGCGGCCGCCGGTCTCGCGGGCGGCGAGGGCGTCGTCGGCACGCTCACCCTCTCCAAGGCCCTGGGCAGCCAGGGCGGCGCGGTACTCGGCCCCGCCCGGGTCATCGACCACCTGGTCAACACCGCCCGTACGTTCATCTTCGACACCGGTCTCGCCCCGGCCGCCGCCGGCGCCGCACTCGGCAGCCTGCGGCTGCTGCGCCGCGAACCGGAACGAGCGGGCAGGGCCCGGGCGGTCGCCACCGCACTGTACGAACAGTTGACCGCGGCCGGTCTGGTCGCCGTACGGCCCGATGCGGCCGTGGTCTCGGTACGCGCGCCTTCGGCCGACTCCGCGGTCCGCTGGGCGGCCGACTGCCGTACGGCCGGTATGGCGGTCGGGTGCTTCCGGCCGCCGTCGGTGCCGGACGGCATCTCCAGGCTGCGACTGACGGCGCGGGCCGACCTGACGGACGCGCAGATCGCGACCGCGGTCGCGATCGTACGGCGGACCGCTCCGGACGCCTGAGACGGCAGCGCCGCCATCGGGCGCCGTGACCGGCCCGCCGTCGGGTCAGCGGACCGAGTTGCGGCTCAGACCGTGGACGAAGGAGGTCCAGGCCGCGGCCGAGAACTGCAGCGGCGGCCTGGACACATCCTTGGAGTCGCGCACGGCCAGCTGTCTGCCGCCGAACGGTGCGGCCTCCACGCAGTTGTTCATTCCCGTGCTGCGGCTGCTGCGCCGCCACCGTAACGCGTGCTGTGCGAGGCAATCCGACATGACGCCCCCCTCGGGCAGTCCGTAGTTACTGACCGGCGCGGTCGATCGCGGCGATCAGGTCCAACGAGTGCTCCGGCGACAGCGCGTGTGCCTGCAGGGTGCGGAAGGCCGAGCTGTACGCCTCAAGGTCTTCTTTCCGCTCCAGGTAAAGGCTACTCGTCAAATGGTCAAGAACGACCACATCCAGATCAGAAGTGGTCGGAAAAGAGAAGATAACGAAAGGTCCGGTGAGGCCGACGTAGCCGCCGACCGAGAAGGGCAGCAACTGAAGGTTCACGTGCGGAAGCTGGGCCAGCCGGATGAGATGACGCAACTGCTCCCGCATCACCCGTTGGCCGCCGACCGCGCGCCTCAGCACCGCCTCGTCGAGCACCGCGCTCAGTCGCAGCGGCGGATCGCTCCGCAACACCCCCTGCCGGGCGAGCCGCACCTCCACCAGTGAGTCCAGCTGGCCGGCCGGCAGCCCGTCGAGTGCCGCCCGGGTCACCGCACGTGCGTAGTCGGCTGTCTGCAACAGGCCCGGCACCACCGAGGTTTCCAGCGTGCGGGCCGTACGCGCCTGCGACTCCAGGCTGATGAAGTCACGGTACTGGGGCGGGATGAGACCGCGGTAGGCGTGCCACCAGCCCGCACCGCCACCGCCCGCCGAACCGGCGAGCGCCTCCAGGACGCCCCGCAACTGCGGGTCGTTCACGCCGTACGCGTCCAGCAGCCGGGTGACGTCCCCCGGCCGCACCCCACTGATGCCGGTCTCGATCCGGCTCACCTTCGACTGGTGCCAGCCGAGCAGTTGCGCGGATTCCCGGCTGGTGAGCCCCGATGCATGGCGCAGACTCCGCAGCTCCTCCCCGAGCTTGCGGCGTCGCACCGCAGGTCCGTGCTGCATGTAGTGACTCCCTCCCAGTCCCTGCCGAGCGGACAGTGTGCCGCTCCCGCACGGCATCCAGCGAAGAGTTCACCGCTTTGAGCGACAGATATATGCATATCTTGGTGGATCGTCGTCACAGAGGGCAGCATCAGTGGCAATGTGGCGCGAAGCACAGCACGGACCGATCGCGGGTCGGTCCGGGTGGGAAAGGGGCGGCCGGCCATGGCGGACCATCAAGAGGCAAGTGTCACGCTGCCGAGCGAGCCGGTCTCGGTCGCCGCGGCCCGCAGGTATGTGGCCAGAGTGCTGGCCGAATGGGGACTGTCCGACGGGAGCGAGGCCGCCGACACCATCCGGCTGATCGTCTCGGAGCTCGCGACCAACGCGGTCCAGCACACCTTCGGCCAGTCGCCCATCTTCACCGTGGACCTCCGGCTGGAGCGCGAGGAACAGCTGCACGTCGGAGTGACGGACAGTCACCCCCGCTGGCCCCAGCGGCTGCCCGCCGCCGTCCAGCAGGACAACGGGCGCGGCATGGTGATCATCCGCTCGCTGGCCAAGGAATACGGTGGCAAGCTGACCGTCACGCCCACCGCCGACGGCGGCAAGACCGTCTGGATCGCCCTCCCCTGGAACGTCCCCGTCCAGAGCTGACCGGACCCGTGGCCCGCCGCCCCGGTCACTGCGTCGCGGCGGCCCGTCCGAATCCGCTGCGCAACAGGGCCCGCAGGGTCTCCGCAGCGGCGCTCGACCGGTCACCGCGGTGCACCACCGAGATCGTCCGGCGGAACGCGGCAGGAGCCAGCCTCCGTACGGACAGCGGGGTCGGCGACATCGCCGCGACCATCTCGGGGACCACCGCGATCCCGATGCCCGCGCTGACCAGCGCGCACACCAGCGCATAGCCGGGCGACTCGCAGACCACCGCGGGCAGTGCGCCCGCCTCGGCCAGTGCGCTCTCCACCCCACGCCGCGGTGGATGCGTGGGCGCGCTGCTGATCAGCGGCCGGCCGGCGAGGTCCGTCACCGGGAGCCGCCCGCTGCCGTCGGCCAGGACCTGCCCGACGGCGGTGATCAGCACCAGTTCCTCGACCAGCAGGGGCACGGTACTGACGCCGGAGGGCAGCGGTGTCGCGGTGGCCGGTTCGTACGCGTGCGTCAGCGCGAGGTCGACCTCGCCCGCCGCCACCGCCGCCACCCCGCCCGGCGGCTCGTACTCCGTGACGACCAGCTCCACATCCGGGTGCGCCCGGCGGAAGGCGCTCAGCACGGGAGGCAGCAGATGAACCCCCGCAGTGGTGAAGGTGCCGACCCGCAGACGTCCGCCGGAGAGCCCGGCGAGACGGGCCAGCTCGTGGCGGGCCTGGTCCATCTCGTCGAGGATCCGCCGGGCCCGGCCGGCGAGCAGCTCACCCGCGGCCGTGAGACGGGCGCCCCGGTGGTGCCGGACCAGCAGTGCGGCACCGGCCTCCCGCTCCAGTTTGGCGAGCTGCTGGGAGAGAGCGGGGGCGGTGTAGCCCAGGCGCGCGGCGGCCCGGGTGATCGAACCGGCCTCGGCGACCGCGACCAGCGCCGCAAGCCGTGTCGGGTCGTACATTAAGCATTCCTTTTGGCAGACCCACGAGATTGCAAGTACATGCTAAAGGCGGTTCGGGTCCAGGGTGGAGCCATGGACGCCCAACTGACGGCCTTCCTCGGGGTTGCCGCCGCCATGGTCGCGCTGCCCGGAGCCGACTTCACCGTCGTCGTACGCAACGCTCTCGCCTCGCGGTCGGCGGGGGTGGCGACCGCGCTCGGCGTCGCCGGTGGCCTGCTCGTCCACACCGCGCTCGCCGTCGCGGGGCTGGCCGCCGTGCTGGTGGCGGTGCCGGTGCTGTTCCGCACGGTTCAGCTACTCGGCGGGGCGTACGTGCTCTACCTGGGCGTCAGTGCGCTCCGCGCGGCCCGGCGCAGCCAAGGGCGGGCACACGCCACCGAAACCGTGGCGGACCGGGCGGACGACGACGCGGAGCCCGCGAAGGGGACCCGGCGCGCACTGCGCCAGGGCTTCCTCACCAACGCGCTGAACCCCAAGGCGCCTGTGCTCTTCCTCAGCCTGCTTCCGCAGTTCGTCCCCGCCGGGTCCGCCCCGCTGCCCAGAACGCTGCTGCTCGCCGCGATCGTCGTACTGCTGGCACTGATCTGGTTCCCGGCCGTGGCGCTCCTGGTGGACCGCCTGGGCCGGTGGCTGCGCCGGCCGCGTACCGCCCGGGCGATCGAGGGCGGCAGCGGCGCGGCACTCACCGTGCTGGGCGTGGTACTGGTGACCGGCACCCTGCTGCACTGACCCGACAGCCCCTCGCACGCGGGTCCGGCGGTGGGACGAGGGTCCGTCAGCGGACCCGCCCGTAGTAGACGTTCTTCGTCCAGATCTTCTCCATCCGGACCACGGCGCCGGATTTCGGCGAGTGCCAGATCCTTCCGCTGCCCGCGTAGATGCCCACGTGGTAGACGCTGCGGCCGGAGTGGAAGAAGACCAGGTCTCCGCGTTGCCGATTCGAGGCCGAGATGTGACGGGTCTTGTTGTACTGCTGCTGGGCCGTGCGCGGGAGCTTCTTGCCCGCTTTCCCGAACGCGTAGAGCGTCAGGCCCGAACAGTCGAAGCGGCTTGGGCCGGTGGCACCCCACCGGTAGGGCGATCCCTTCTTCGACGCGGCGATGTTGAGCGCCTTCATCGAATGAGTCGCGGCCTGGGCGTCGGTCACGGCGCCGGGGACGAACAGTGTGCCGCCGACGGCGGCGAGAGTCATGACCGAGGCCGTGGTGGCGCGGGCGAGCAGAGACGGGACATGAACCTGCGCAGTCATGCGCAACCCTTCGTCAGCCGCCTGTGAAGGATGACCTGTCGGGTTCGGGCTGGCGAAGTTGCCCGGCCGCACATGGCGGCTTCACCCCGAGGGACAACCGGATAGCCGGTCGGCCCGTTGTGCTCGGGTCCTCCACTCCTGCCGATCCACTCCTGTCGACCAGGCATCCGGACAGCGGCAGGACTCGGCGTCCGCCCGGACCGCCCCGCCGCGGTGGCGGGGGCTTGTCGTCCCAGGGATCTTGACTCACCGAACGCCGGATTTCCGGGATAAAACAGTCATATGTGAGGATCGGCACGACTAACCTGATCAGGTGGACAATGGGCCTTACGGGGACCTGCCGAGCCTCCCCTGTCAGCGCCGTACCAGCGACGGAACGGCAGATTTCGCCCACGATCCACCTCGAAAGCGCAAGTCGAGCCATCCCTCGTGCGAGGCATCGGGTACGCCGAACGAGCGAGAAATTCTGGTCAAGCCGTCGGGCGTGTCGGCGTAGGCGAGTTGATCAACTCGTCGGGGCCGGCGGCACGGTGATCCGTCCGGTGCGTCGTTCGCCGTCCAGTACCCGCAGCGCCCGGGTCAACGTGGCGGAATGGATACGCGCTTCGCCCCGCTCGTGCATCAACGCGAGTGCGTCCCGCAGCGCCGCCGCGTACGAGGCGAGCGCCTGGGCGGCGCGCAGGGCACGGTAGGTGTCGTCGGCGTGGGCCGGGTTGATCCGGCCCAGCTGGTCGACGACTTCCAGATAGCGGTCGATGAACTCGCCCTCCGCGCGGGTCAGGGCGGGCAGTGGTGGGAACTCCGGTGGCTGCATCGGGGGTTCACCGCGCGGCGGCCGGTGGCAGCGCGGGGCCGCGGTTCTGCACGATGTGGTCGATCAGCCCATAGGCCTTGGCGTCCTCGGCGTCGAGGATGAGATCGCGCTCGGTGTCGGCGGTGATCTGCTCGGCGGAGCGGCCGGTGTGACGGGCCAGCATGCCGGTCAGCGTCTCGCGCATCCGGGCCAGTTCCCGGGCCTCGATCTCCAGGTCGGACGGCTGTCCCTGTACCGGTTCGGCGAGCTCGGGCTGTTGCATCACGACCCGTGCGCCGGGCAGCGCGTGCCGTCGGCCGTGAGCTCCGGCGGCCAGCAGTACGGCCGCGCCGGCGCCCGCCTGGCCGAGGCAGAAGGTCTCCACCTCGCAGGTGAGGAACGCCATCGTGTCGTAGACGGCGGTCATGGCCCCGAACGAGCCGCCGGGGGAGTTGATGTAGAGCTGGATGGGCCGGTCCGGTGCGTCGTGCTCCAGGTACATGAACTGGGCGACCAGGTCGTTGGCCGCCGTGTCGTCGACCGGGGTGCCGAGGAAGACGACGCGTTCGGCCAGCAGCTTGGAGTAGGGATCGAGGGTGCGCGTCCCCTGGGACGTGCGCTCGGTGAACTCGGGCAGTACGTAGCGGGCGGCGGGGCGGTGCATGGCGAAGGCCTCTCCTCCGGTGCGCAGGGGTCCGTGCGGGCGCCTGCGCACGCATCCGTAAAAAATGTACAGGACGTACAGAAGGATATGATGGGGAGCATGGCCTACGAGATTCCGGTGACGCAAGCCCGAGCTGAGCTCGCCGAACTGATCAACCGTGTTGTCTACGGCGGTGAGCGAGTGGTTGTGACGCGGCACGGCAAACCGCTCGTGGCGCTGGTATCGGCCGCTGACCTGGAGCGACTTGAGGACGAGGAGGCGGCGGAGCAGGAGCAGGTGATCAGCTCGGTCTCCTCGATCGGCTCTTTGCCGTCCGCTACCGGCGAACGGCACCGCTTCGGGATCGCCGCGGAACACCGGGGGCGGCAGGGCCCGGGGGAGTGATGCGGAAGTGCTGTGCACCCCTGCCCGTGACGGGCAGGGGTGCACAGCACTTCCCGACGACGAGCCGGACACCGGCCCAGCCCGCAACGCCGAAGCCCCGGCACCCTGCCAAAGGGCCGGGCGGACGGGGATACGGGCGGACGGGTATCCGGGCACCGCACCGACCGACCGTCTACGACCGTCCGCCGTCCTCCGCGGCGCGCTCACACCGTACGGTCGTACCGTTCCAGCCAGGCGTCCTCTGCCGCGTAGTCGAAGAGGCCGGTGCCGTAAGCCCACACCATGGCGGGGTAGGCGTCCTTCCAATCACGCCCCGCCAGTTGCGCGGTGATCCACTCGACGGACTCCGGGAGCGACTCGGCATAGCCCGTCACCGGCCGGTAGCCGAGCTCCCGTTCGGCGGCCGTCATGTCGTACACGATGGGATGCGGGGCGCCCCAGGGCGACAGGCCGACGCCGTCGGGCGAGGCGTCGCCCGGCATCAGCACGGTCTCGGTCTCCCACCCCAGCACCGCGTCGACCGCCGCACCGATCTCCGCGACCGTCGGCGCCTGCGGGTCGGCTGCGTTGAGCACCCGGGAGCCCGGCCGCAGGGCGGCAAGCCGGATCAGCTCGGCCGCGTTGGCGGCGTGCAGCGGATGGAAACGCGACCTCCCCCCGTACGCCAGCACGCGCCGGGCGCGGCGGTCCAGAGCACGTTTCACGAAGTAGAGCTCGCGCGGCGAGCGGCAGTACGGACCGTGGATCGCGCCCGCCCGCAACAGCGTGACCGGCAGCGTGTCGCCCGCTTCGAGGAGATCCTGCTCCAGACGGATCTTCCTGGTCCCGTACGTGGCCTCGCCCGGCCGGACCGTGGGCTGCGACTCGGGTATCGGTACCGGGTAGCAGGGCGACCCGTCGGGTTCTTCCTGCGTGTCGAAACTGCGGCCGCGGTCGTCCTCGTACACCGCACCGCTGGAGACGACCACGGCCGACCCGATCCGGTCCGCCAGATCCGTCAGCTGCCGGGCATGCTGCCCTCCGTACGCCACCATGTCGACCAGTACGTCGCAGCCGTCGCCGAGGGCCGCCGCGAGCGCACCGTCCTCGTCGCGGTCCAGTGCCGCCGTCCGTACCTCGTCGCCCCACCTGTCGTCGCGGACGCCGCCTCGCGAGGCCGCGGTCACCGTCCAGCCGTCCGCCACGAGCGCGCGCACCGCGGCCCGTCCGATCTGGCCGGTCGCTCCCAGCACCCATGCGTGTCCTTTGCCCATGGACCTCACGCCAGGGGGAGTCAGGAGCACCGAGAAGCGTGGTTCACCGAGCGCGAATCCGCCGTCAGCGTCGCAGTTTCGGGAACTTTCCCGGACGCTCCGCCTGCTCGGCCGCCTTCACCTTGGCCGCGTACTCATCGACGTACTCCTGTCCGGAGAGACCCAGGATCGCGTACATGATCTCGTCGGTGACAGCCCGGACCGCCGCCTTCTCGTCCTCCAGCCCGGTGTAGCGCGAGAAGTCCAGCGGCTCGCCGAAGCGGATGGTGACCTGCTTGATGCGCGGTACGACCTTGCCGGGAGGCTGGATCTCGAACGTGCCGACCATGGCGCACGGCACCACCGGCACCTGTGCCCGGATGGCCATGACCGCGACCCCGACCTTGCCCTTGTAGAGCCGCCCGTCGTGCGAACGGGTGCCCTCCGGATAGATGCCCAGCAACTCGCCCCTGCTCAGCACCCCGAGCGCCTCGCGGATCGCCGCCTGCCCGGCCTCCTTGCCGGACCGGTCCACCGGGATCTGCCCGGCGCTCCGGAAGAACGCGGCGGTCAGCCGGCCCTTCACACCGGGACCGGTGAAGTACTTCGCCTTCGCGAGGAAGGTGATGCGCCGTTTGATGATCGCCGGCATCAGGAAGTGGTCGGAGAACGACAGATGATTGCCGGCGACGATGGCCGCACCGTCCGCCGGAATATGCTCCGCGCCCTCGATGACCGGGCGGAAGAACAGCCGCAGCAGCGGCCCCAGGACGACGTACTTGAGCAGGTAATAGAACACGGGGCGGCTCCCAGGTCGGCCGGATCGGCTCCACAGCTGCGTTTTACCAGGTCAGCGGAGACCTCAGCAGAGGACACCCTATGTGCAGCCGTCGTCCCGTCTACCCGCCCTCGGGCGGGTCGATGCCGTGCCTTTGGCGGCTTTGCCGACCGGACTCCGGTCGGGCCGGGCGCTCCGGGGCACGGCCGGTACGGGCCGGGGGCGGTCCGTCGCCGCCGGGGAGCGCCTGAGCGGTGACGTCGTGGAGGTACCGCACGGCGAATTCCTCGGGTGGCGGCGGCGCTCGATCGCCGCGCCGGAGTCGTGGAGCCACCGCCGGTAGCCGAGGGGTCCGAAAAGTTCACCGCGGCCGAGTCCCGTCGCACCGTGACGCACCCGGATCCAGGACCGGTCCTCGATCCACCGGAGGTCGAGCGGCCCGGCGGATGCTGCGCGAGGGCGCCGGCCGGACCGCCGTCGCGGTCCCACAGGATGGCCGGGGCGTCAGCGCGCTCGCCGGAATCGGAGGCCCGCGCGCACTCGAAGCCGAGGTGGGAAAGAGGCGGC
This window contains:
- a CDS encoding NAD-dependent epimerase/dehydratase family protein, with amino-acid sequence MGKGHAWVLGATGQIGRAAVRALVADGWTVTAASRGGVRDDRWGDEVRTAALDRDEDGALAAALGDGCDVLVDMVAYGGQHARQLTDLADRIGSAVVVSSGAVYEDDRGRSFDTQEEPDGSPCYPVPIPESQPTVRPGEATYGTRKIRLEQDLLEAGDTLPVTLLRAGAIHGPYCRSPRELYFVKRALDRRARRVLAYGGRSRFHPLHAANAAELIRLAALRPGSRVLNAADPQAPTVAEIGAAVDAVLGWETETVLMPGDASPDGVGLSPWGAPHPIVYDMTAAERELGYRPVTGYAESLPESVEWITAQLAGRDWKDAYPAMVWAYGTGLFDYAAEDAWLERYDRTV
- a CDS encoding LysE family translocator, with protein sequence MDAQLTAFLGVAAAMVALPGADFTVVVRNALASRSAGVATALGVAGGLLVHTALAVAGLAAVLVAVPVLFRTVQLLGGAYVLYLGVSALRAARRSQGRAHATETVADRADDDAEPAKGTRRALRQGFLTNALNPKAPVLFLSLLPQFVPAGSAPLPRTLLLAAIVVLLALIWFPAVALLVDRLGRWLRRPRTARAIEGGSGAALTVLGVVLVTGTLLH
- a CDS encoding LysR family transcriptional regulator, translated to MYDPTRLAALVAVAEAGSITRAAARLGYTAPALSQQLAKLEREAGAALLVRHHRGARLTAAGELLAGRARRILDEMDQARHELARLAGLSGGRLRVGTFTTAGVHLLPPVLSAFRRAHPDVELVVTEYEPPGGVAAVAAGEVDLALTHAYEPATATPLPSGVSTVPLLVEELVLITAVGQVLADGSGRLPVTDLAGRPLISSAPTHPPRRGVESALAEAGALPAVVCESPGYALVCALVSAGIGIAVVPEMVAAMSPTPLSVRRLAPAAFRRTISVVHRGDRSSAAAETLRALLRSGFGRAAATQ
- a CDS encoding ATP-binding protein gives rise to the protein MADHQEASVTLPSEPVSVAAARRYVARVLAEWGLSDGSEAADTIRLIVSELATNAVQHTFGQSPIFTVDLRLEREEQLHVGVTDSHPRWPQRLPAAVQQDNGRGMVIIRSLAKEYGGKLTVTPTADGGKTVWIALPWNVPVQS
- a CDS encoding type II toxin-antitoxin system Phd/YefM family antitoxin, giving the protein MAYEIPVTQARAELAELINRVVYGGERVVVTRHGKPLVALVSAADLERLEDEEAAEQEQVISSVSSIGSLPSATGERHRFGIAAEHRGRQGPGE
- a CDS encoding C40 family peptidase, with the translated sequence MTAQVHVPSLLARATTASVMTLAAVGGTLFVPGAVTDAQAATHSMKALNIAASKKGSPYRWGATGPSRFDCSGLTLYAFGKAGKKLPRTAQQQYNKTRHISASNRQRGDLVFFHSGRSVYHVGIYAGSGRIWHSPKSGAVVRMEKIWTKNVYYGRVR
- a CDS encoding helix-turn-helix domain-containing protein, which encodes MQHGPAVRRRKLGEELRSLRHASGLTSRESAQLLGWHQSKVSRIETGISGVRPGDVTRLLDAYGVNDPQLRGVLEALAGSAGGGGAGWWHAYRGLIPPQYRDFISLESQARTARTLETSVVPGLLQTADYARAVTRAALDGLPAGQLDSLVEVRLARQGVLRSDPPLRLSAVLDEAVLRRAVGGQRVMREQLRHLIRLAQLPHVNLQLLPFSVGGYVGLTGPFVIFSFPTTSDLDVVVLDHLTSSLYLERKEDLEAYSSAFRTLQAHALSPEHSLDLIAAIDRAGQ
- a CDS encoding ATP-dependent Clp protease proteolytic subunit, producing MHRPAARYVLPEFTERTSQGTRTLDPYSKLLAERVVFLGTPVDDTAANDLVAQFMYLEHDAPDRPIQLYINSPGGSFGAMTAVYDTMAFLTCEVETFCLGQAGAGAAVLLAAGAHGRRHALPGARVVMQQPELAEPVQGQPSDLEIEARELARMRETLTGMLARHTGRSAEQITADTERDLILDAEDAKAYGLIDHIVQNRGPALPPAAAR